One window of the Lachancea thermotolerans CBS 6340 chromosome A complete sequence genome contains the following:
- the MRX6 gene encoding Mrx6p (weakly similar to uniprot|P48564 Saccharomyces cerevisiae YNL295W Hypothetical ORF): MFRNLAHLYNGKFQTLNRTNALWERCSCMRLCSTDANAAEKSKEEEEEVEVATKENGKKDGGDWNGSNAYSCGRPSRKSGKGVYLVPKVHSTDHIKQDEIHTEGLFAGNKPLFLGELSLSFKRPSGALDGIFGTLTKIKRATDDGGDQEIDVQGIINDLQTGDKDISSGEKSAAKRPVIPWDASISGMVYNDQPFKQVPRGVVNKLKPFKLLKIERKNKSGNSQDHELVKMRVHNSKVNDELQLVDLNREATRRPPTLELNDSAGKAKRFYTDESKSLTQFKFIRSDQHVFKTDVDKLNNLLVKEFLKRTKLKIDSEFRDNQLPLYIYINKTLSSNALLQRFIRKRVTDHISPLFTTILSSYEREDEAKKFEKRIQLRVNSLVEDLAEYFPSVFFAGDIVDCVHHPSPVPGYGRLYWLKPGKRHKAIWGRNSESDFVFNLSNTYRITRSGVRYMKYPINIHYRTFHQAFTEWEYRK, encoded by the coding sequence ATGTTCAGAAATCTAGCCCACCTTTATAATGGAAAGTTTCAGACACTGAACAGAACTAATGCTTTGTGGGAAAGATGCAGCTGTATGCGCCTTTGCAGTACGGATGCCAACGCAGCAGAAAAGTCTaaggaggaagaagaagaagttgaagttgccACGAAAGAGAACGGCAAGAAAGATGGAGGAGATTGGAATGGATCCAACGCTTACAGTTGTGGACGCCCTTCCCGCAAGTCTGGTAAAGGTGTTTATCTGGTTCCCAAGGTGCACTCTACAGATCACATCAAACAAGATGAAATTCATACGGAAGGGCTGTTCGCAGGAAACAAACCTCTGTTTTTAGGGGAGCTTTCTCTGAGCTTTAAGCGACCGAGTGGTGCTCTTGATGGCATTTTTGGGACTTTGACCAAGATAAAAAGAGCGACAGATGACGGCGGAGACCAAGAAATAGATGTTCAAGGTATTATAAATGACCTTCAGACAGGGGACAAGGATATCTCCTCTGGAGAGAAAAGCGCAGCAAAAAGGCCCGTCATTCCGTGGGATGCTTCGATCAGTGGTATGGTCTATAACGATCAGCCCTTCAAACAAGTGCCGCGAGGGGTTGTGAATAAGCTGAAGCCCTTTAAGTTATTGAAAATAGAGCGGAAGAATAAGTCTGGAAATTCTCAAGACCATGAATTGGTAAAGATGAGGGTTCACAATTCTAAAGTTAATGACGAGCTGCAACTAGTAGATCTTAACAGGGAAGCTACCAGGAGACCTCCTACTTTAGAGCTGAACGACTCCGCGGGGAAAGCGAAAAGGTTCTATACTGATGAATCAAAGTCGCTTACGcagttcaagttcatcaggAGTGACCAGCACGTCTTCAAGACGGATGTTGACAAGCTGAACAATTTGCTGgtcaaagagtttttgaagagaacaaAGCTGAAAATTGACTCTGAGTTCAGGGACAACCAGCTGCCGCTTTACATCTATATCAATAAGACTTTATCATCGAACGCTTTGCTACAGCGGTTTATCAGAAAGCGTGTCACGGATCATATATCCCCACTCTTCACAACAATACTTTCATCATATGAGAGAGAGGACgaagccaagaagtttgagaaaagaatCCAACTGAGAGTCAACTCACTCGTCGAGGACCTTGCCGAATATTTCCCGTCCGTGTTTTTCGCGGGTGATATAGTAGATTGTGTTCACCACCCGAGTCCCGTCCCAGGATATGGGAGACTTTACTGGCTGAAGCCAGGAAAACGACACAAAGCCATTTGGGGCAGGAACTCTGAGAGTGATTTCGTGTTCAACTTAAGCAACACATACCGCATAACACGTAGTGGTGTGCGTTATATGAAATATCCTATTAACATTCATTATAGAACTTTCCATCAAGCATTCACGGAATGGGAATATCGTAAATAG
- the CLA4 gene encoding serine/threonine protein kinase CLA4 (similar to uniprot|P48562 Saccharomyces cerevisiae YNL298W CLA4 Involved in localizing cell growth with respect to the septin ring protein kinase homologous to Ste20p interacts with CDC42), giving the protein MSLSAAANKISENDFQNIGPAPRPPGAAFNKTQPITSYLNQLDLQDKRNEQRGAGNGNRKSGWVSYKDDGILSFLWQKRYMVLSDSYLTLYKNEPRAGSDDAVLQIPLTTIVSVSRTQLKQNCFEVVRSSDRNSSASGSSVGSSGNGSGGSDGSRKTMYIATKTEIDLHSWLDAIFAKCPLLSGVSSPTNFTHKVHVGFDPETGSFVGMPSNWEKLLKHSRITGEDWNNNSAAVIQVLQFYQEYNGAGTATASNNSSTTSLPKASINQGQYGGQQSRQNSHDMLPQRKPPTPPSVQHRPKLQVSTSHQNYQTSQQSPYQSFNNKYASPLQNKPLNSHLPSPPAHKLPYPQQVQGQNSSQLKQHRQNGYAQDASRFKHNMQNPYLTSTPPSSSPSSSKEQVSQRHAPQQRPPVNNSPYSNSSTPPPQRLHPQRAAPAVLKPPAQPAPSTAAAAAAMNQSRPEAGPKFLQPNREAPKKPDAHPKKDVGVTKQRKPTKPTMSNAEIMAKLKSVTFNTDPTPFFQMVEKAGQGASGSVYLAQRTQLPDYGEGDLNEQIGEQHIGDKVAIKQMILSKQPRKELIVNEILVMKDSQHKNIVNFLEAYLKTEDDLWVVMEYMEGGSLTDLIENSPTNGSNHAPLTEPQIAYIVRETCQGLKFLHDKHIIHRDIKSDNVLLDHRARVKITDFGFCAKLTDKRSKRATMVGTPYWMAPEVVKQREYDEKVDVWSLGIMTIEMLEGEPPYLNEDPLKALYLIATNGTPKLKQPEVLSLKIKRFLSVCLCVDVKYRASTEELLHHSFFDMSCDPRDLTSLLEWKK; this is encoded by the coding sequence ATGTCACTCTCAGCTGCAGCGAACAAGATCTCGGAGAATGATTTCCAAAACATTGGCCCGGCCCCACGGCCACCTGGAGCCGCGTTCAACAAGACGCAACCCATAACAAGTTACCTCAACCAGCTGGACCTGCAAGACAAGAGGAACGAGCAGCGCGGAGCAGGCAACGGCAATCGAAAAAGCGGCTGGGTCTCGTACAAGGACGACGGGATCTTGTCGTTTCTATGGCAGAAACGGTACATGGTATTGAGCGACTCGTACTTGACGCTTTACAAGAATGAGCCTCGAGCAGGCAGCGACGACGCGGTGCTACAGATCCCGCTAACCACGATAGTGAGCGTCAGCCGCACACAGCTCAAGCAGAACTGCTTCGAGGTCGTACGCAGCAGCGACCGCAACTCGTCGGCGTCGGGGTCATCGGTGGGCAGCTCTGGAAACGGCAGTGGAGGCTCGGACGGGAGCCGCAAGACCATGTATATTGCTACTAAAACGGAGATAGACCTACATTCGTGGCTGGATGCGATCTTCGCTAAATGCCCCCTTTTGAGCGGGGTATCGTCACCCACCAATTTCACACATAAGGTCCACGTTGGCTTCGATCCCGAGACAGGAAGCTTTGTCGGCATGCCCTCGAACTGggagaagctgctcaagcaTTCTCGGATAACGGGGGAAGACTGGAACAACAACTCTGCCGCGGTTATCCAGGTCTTACAATTCTACCAAGAGTACAATGGCGCAGGTACCGCCACAGCTAGTAATAACTCATCTACTACTTCGTTGCCCAAGGCCTCCATCAACCAGGGTCAGTACGGTGGCCAGCAGTCTAGACAGAATTCACATGATATGCTGCCGCAGAGGAAGCCTCCCACACCACCTTCCGTACAGCATCGCCCAAAGTTGCAGGTTTCTACCTCTCACCAAAACTACCAAACTTCGCAACAGAGCCCATATCAGTCgttcaacaacaaatatGCATCTCCATTGCAGAACAAACCACTTAATTCACATCTGCCATCGCCTCCAGCGCACAAGTTGCCTTATCCTCAACAGGTTCAAGGGCAGAATTCGAGTCAGCTCAAGCAGCATCGTCAAAACGGTTATGCACAGGATGCTTCTCGGTTTAAGCATAACATGCAGAACCCATATCTGACCAGTACCCCGCCTTCCTCATCACCTTCATCCTCGAAGGAAcaagtttctcaaagacaTGCGCCACAACAACGTCCACCTGTCAATAATTCTCCATATTCCAACTCATCAACACCTCCGCCACAAAGGCTTCATCCTCAAAGAGCAGCGCCTGCTGTTCTTAAACCTCCAGCACAGCCTGCTCCAAGcacagcagcggcggcagcCGCCATGAACCAGAGTAGACCAGAGGCGGGTCCTAAATTTCTGCAGCCTAACAGAGAAGCACCAAAGAAGCCAGATGCACATCCTAAAAAGGACGTTGGAGTCACCAAGCAGAGGAAGCCCACAAAGCCTACAATGTCAAATGCCGAGATTATGGCTAAATTGAAAAGCGTGACTTTCAACACAGATCCTACCCCCTTCTTCCAAATGGTTGAAAAGGCGGGTCAAGGTGCAAGTGGCTCTGTATATCTAGCGCAGAGGACGCAGCTCCCAGACTATGGCGAAGGCGATCTCAACGAGCAGATAGGGGAGCAACACATTGGTGACAAGGTCGCCATCAAGCAGATGATTCTTTCCAAGcaaccaagaaaagagctTATCGTGAATGAGATTCTGGTAATGAAGGACTCGCAGCACAAAAATATAGTCAACTTCCTCGAAGCCTATCTGAAAACAGAAGACGATCTCTGGGTAGTTATGGAATATATGGAGGGTGGATCACTGACAGATTTAATCGAAAACAGTCCAACTAATGGAAGTAATCACGCCCCACTGACGGAACCCCAGATTGCCTACATAGTCAGGGAGACTTGTCAGGGCCTTAAATTTCTACACGATAAGCACATTATTCATAGAGACATCAAGTCTGATAATGTGCTGTTAGATCATAGGGCTAGGGTTAAGATTACCGATTTTGGGTTTTGCGCAAAGTTAACagacaaaagaagcaagagaGCAACCATGGTTGGCACCCCTTACTGGATGGCGCCAGAGGTTGTAAAGCAGCGGGAGTATGACGAAAAAGTCGATGTATGGTCCCTGGGTATCATGACAATCGAGATGTTAGAGGGCGAGCCCCCATATCTGAATGAGGATCCGCTCAAAGCACTTTACCTGATCGCAACCAATGGAACTCCCAAACTCAAACAACCCGAAGTCCTTTCGCTCAAGATCAAGCGGTTCTTGAGTGTTTGCTTATGTGTTGATGTAAAATACCGTGCATCGACTGAAGAGTTGCTTCATCATAGCTTCTTTGACATGAGCTGCGACCCAAGGGATCTTACTTCTTTGTTAGAATGGAAGAAATAA
- the MON2 gene encoding Mon2p (similar to uniprot|P48563 Saccharomyces cerevisiae YNL297C MON2 Peripheral membrane protein with a role in endocytosis and vacuole integrity interacts with Arl1p and localizes to the endosome member of the Sec7p family of proteins), with product MSTKLSFRKFSDELFTELHALSAESKRRSSEVRHASDKSIEILKTVHEFEDLPRHPDFVTPFVLSCASKNAKLTSVSVQCLQKMSSVNCIPEDRIEDVLDAFIDSTHLAAEIQLKVLQIIPLFFKTYSQVVVGKLCSKLLLCCSSLIQIPNKAPVVFGTASATLQQLINDILERATIDQESRTCKVAVNNIEFIEVGSFRHDANRLFNDLCNLKNASYSPKDCILNVESIPEDYGLEVLESVLRNHRKLFAACPDLQFVLRTRAVPLLLRSISSSKSFPIVVRSARCLTLLIQEEFLAILELELEIILFLLINILSNEIESPIWKKIISLELFQLVCKNFALVWGIFKSYDVHPDRRQILKSLLSTLKGILSQKEYHEYLKVLHVLTRGDTPIVSQEYSVAKIPFIDLLDKASAPLVDQTYVVYLVLAVTNSISDGMGSQAVSLYQKQAKEEEVKSLKLMYSELFDDLFFIHKMFLYASTLDTPLFHSVVRAFQKLSHSAGVLECENKLNKCLRLFGIATVESCHIMGEAPEDNESDRSLTTASTVINTISESLIGNSSNAKGSFEANLQHSRAIHQRTISVFRALMSLSLSLGSVFSSDSWKEVLKTWQWMSYYLEGPSRDSDHSTHGFKTAQNPRASSSDISAAKFSIIKLYESTQHYSSSSFNVMVSSVIQQSKECAELITSNYAPEGHSPVDGSKMLNTCIFNRDFFIAQLRELSQINIWRLVNESKWRPSWDLVISYLVEVAASREIANEKLRLSAVDVFNNIISRAAIVSSDPEIPQKTDTEAAQSRLLTALMQMINSIMSLKRTRDDVRNGAVETEYDILFQVLRTLKGLLDIFGDSLQGAWDVVFKIINCPFVIMSESSITELSDHEEDSSILETISSKHNGVIKLSFEVFKLIFDDFLQTLPLDVVKNVIDTLLNFVRQDRDLNISFSSISQFWLIGDYLRTCVSKVPSEFTDSQKLAFAKKIEDGQLISMISDQNTEPCGLYYGLWLYLLKKLVECTNDERVEVKNGAIQTFFRIIDSHSSSFPPWELIVHEVIKPLLQQRSNFEEYLESGEYVNLTLKGLIHMFALYLAKFSHTSDFTEAWSLLVCYMADLVILPSFEISFIVLSNLRELLQAVLKIQDFPARITSEIYQRWCGYNVIYADPAKSSELKRKTNYDCVEELLLCYPFLHQLMGSQGLLDAEKVENILLILNSAARYPLLPEFSTDNQKPSTLQNAVLKSIKTFELGQQLDVELLMLDQISTIMALPFDTRTRIQMKLGPKLSSSSRKRIPSFEAMSYEACSCFSQRLSGINDLNQSFVSSKRLLKILKSLSIPIINKSLIKGDMNNSAVLWTLSSRCFFSLAEKILDVFHYEEVDHIPEEVRDAFFDMFVEVAVVPLKRLDSETDLLTEIDDIEEFQHFREKLLQQLNLESLKAKHLKKFVSSVWSASFFHEVDDIEDEIIKSSESLEEVAQKLAVFPFDEVLESTRGQKLLSKYKTATLCLQDLTNYMMFEGPGFDKLRAVCLPFLVARYAFSLRRYVSDAILLNRAPIAKDRSMEVALVLSGLRKVLDYISKAKGKVACDKAIRDLQVLYPLILRAIPVSQKVSGLETIVQEVSLDFTKLLH from the coding sequence atGTCGACGAAACTTTCGTTCCGCAAATTTagtgatgagctcttcacaGAATTGCACGCACTTTCGGCGGAGTCTAAGCGGCGCAGCTCTGAGGTGAGGCATGCAAGTGACAAGTCAATAgagatcttgaaaactgTTCATGAATTCGAAGACCTTCCAAGGCATCCAGACTTTGTAACGCCTTTCGTCCTTTCGTGTGCCTCCAAAAACGCTAAGCTCACAAGCGTCTCAGTGCAATGCCTACAAAAGATGTCATCGGTCAATTGCATACCTGAGGACAGAATTGAGGACGTGCTCGATGCATTCATAGATTCAACCCACCTAGCCGCAGAAATACAGCTCAAGGTCCTACAAATCATTccgctctttttcaagacatATAGCCaggttgttgttggaaaGCTATGCTCCAAACTGCTTTTATGCTGCTCAAGTCTCATCCAGATACCAAACAAGGCGCCCGTCGTTTTCGGAACTGCGAGTGCAACGCTCCAGCAACTGATAAACGACATTTTAGAGAGAGCGACTATCGATCAAGAAAGCAGGACTTGCAAAGTGGCAGTAAACAATATAGAATTCATTGAAGTCGGCTCATTTCGCCATGATGCTAACCGCCTTTTTAACGACTTGTGCAACCTAAAGAATGCGTCTTACAGTCCTAAAGATTGCATTCTGAACGTCGAAAGCATACCAGAAGACTATGGGCTTGAGGTTCTCGAAAGTGTACTAAGGAATCACCGGAAACTTTTTGCAGCCTGCCCCGATTTACAGTTCGTTCTTAGAACAAGGGCTGTACCTCTACTTCTGCGTTCTATTTCATCGTCAAAGAGTTTCCCGATTGTTGTAAGGAGCGCAAGGTGCCTGACATTGCTGATACAAGAAGAGTTTCTGGCAATTTTAGAGCTCGAACTTGAAATAATTTTATttcttttgatcaacaTCTTGTCAAATGAAATCGAATCACCAAtttggaagaagatcatATCccttgagctctttcagcTTGTGTGCAAAAACTTTGCATTGGTTTGGGGCATCTTCAAATCTTATGATGTTCACCCTGATCGCAGACAGATTCTCAAGAGCCTTTTGAGTACTCTTAAAGGCATTCTGAGCCAAAAAGAGTATCACGAATACTTGAAAGTCCTCCATGTGCTAACTCGAGGGGACACCCCTATAGTTTCACAAGAATATTCAGTGGCCAAGATCCCATTTATTGACTTGCTGGACAAGGCAAGCGCGCCTCTTGTCGACCAAACATATGTCGTATATCTGGTGCTAGCTGTAACCAATTCCATATCGGACGGAATGGGGTCACAGGCAGTATCGTTATACCAAAAGCAagcgaaagaagaagaggttAAGTCGTTGAAGCTTATGTACAGTGAACTTTTCGATGACCTCTTTTTTATCCACAAAATGTTTTTGTACGCTTCAACTTTAGACACTCCGTTGTTTCATTCAGTGGTGAGGGCCTTCCAAAAGCTATCACACTCTGCTGGCGTACTGGAATGCGAGAATAAGCTAAACAAGTGCCTGCGCTTGTTTGGGATAGCTACAGTCGAAAGCTGTCATATAATGGGCGAGGCCCCTGAAGATAACGAGTCTGACCGGAGCCTGACCACTGCCAGTACTGTTATAAACACTATCAGCGAATCACTGATAGGGAACTCATCTAATGCTAAAGGgagctttgaagcaaaCCTTCAACACTCGCGCGCTATTCATCAAAGGACGATAAGTGTTTTCAGAGCGTTAATGTCACTGTCCTTATCTTTAGGCTCTGTTTTCAGCTCAGATAGTTGGAAAGAAGTTTTAAAGACTTGGCAATGGATGTCATACTACCTTGAGGGTCCATCTAGAGACTCCGATCATTCAACGCATGGCTTCAAGACAGCCCAAAACCCTCGAGCATCTTCGTCTGATATCAGCGCTGCAAAGTTCAGCATCATCAAGCTATATGAAAGCACACAGCACTACTCCAGTTCCAGCTTCAACGTCATGGTCTCAAGCGTAATTCAGCAATCAAAAGAATGCGCTGAGCTAATAACATCCAATTATGCTCCTGAGGGCCACTCGCCCGTTGATGGTAGTAAAATGCTGAATACATGTATCTTCAACAGggacttcttcatcgctcAACTGAGGGAGCTGAGTCAAATAAATATCTGGCGGTTGGTGAATGAAAGCAAATGGCGGCCAAGTTGGGACTTGGTGATTAGTTACCTTGTTGAGGTTGCGGCAAGTCGAGAAATTGCCAATGAGAAACTTCGGTTGAGTGCTGTTGATGTTTTTAATAACATAATTTCAAGGGCAGCAATTGTCTCAAGCGATCCTGAAATACCCCAAAAAACAGATACTgaagctgctcaaagcCGGCTTTTAACAGCCCTGATGCAGATGATAAACAGCATTATGAGTTtaaaaagaacaagagacGATGTCCGCAATGGTGCTGTTGAGACTGAGTATGATATTTTGTTTCAGGTCTTGCGCACCTTGAAGGGGCTTTTAGACATTTTTGGGGACTCGTTACAGGGGGCGTGGGATGTTGTCTTCAAGATTATAAATTGTCCTTTTGTTATTATGTCTGAAAGCTCTATTACTGAGCTCTCAGATCACGAAGAAGACAGCTCCATTCTGGAAACCATAAGCTCAAAGCACAATGGCGTAATCAAATTATCCTTCGAGGTCTTTAAgctcatttttgatgatttttTGCAGACACTTCCTCTAGATGTTGTTAAGAACGTGATTGACACATTGCTTAATTTTGTTAGGCAAGATAGGGACTTGAATatatctttttcttcaatcaGCCAGTTTTGGCTTATTGGAGATTATCTGAGAACCTGTGTTTCAAAAGTGCCCAGTGAATTTACCGACTCCCAAAAACTAGCGTTCGCCAAGAAAATCGAAGATGGCCAGCTTATCAGCATGATATCCGACCAAAATACCGAACCTTGTGGCCTTTACTATGGTTTGTGGCTCTATCTGCTAAAAAAACTTGTCGAGTGTACTAATGATGAAAGGGTCGAGGTCAAGAATGGGGCTATTCAAACCTTTTTTAGGATCATTGATTCACATTCAAGCTCGTTCCCACCATGGGAGCTTATAGTACACGAAGTTATAAAACCTTTGCTTCAGCAGCGTTCCAATTTCGAGGAGTACCTAGAAAGCGGTGAATATGTTAACCTGACCTTGAAGGGTTTGATCCATATGTTTGCGCTCTATTTGGCAAAGTTCTCACATACTTCGGATTTTACTGAAGCATGGTCATTACTTGTTTGTTACATGGCAGATCTGGTTATCTTGCCTTCTTTCGAAATTTCCTTCATTGTACTTAGTAACCTAagagaacttcttcaagccgTTTTAAAGATCCAAGACTTTCCAGCCAGAATAACGAGTGAAATATACCAGAGGTGGTGCGGATATAACGTCATTTACGCTGATCCTGCAAAATCTTCTGAGCTCAAGCGCAAGACAAACTATGATTGCGTAGAGGAACTTCTCCTTTGCTATCCTTTTTTGCATCAACTGATGGGAAGCCAGGGCCTACTagatgctgaaaaagtcgaaAACATATTGTTAATTCTGAATTCTGCAGCTCGTTATCCTTTGCTCCCTGAATTCTCGACGGACAATCAGAAACCTTCTACTCTGCAGAATGCTGTCCTCAAATCTATAAAGACTTTCGAACTTGGACAGCAACTTGATGTTGAGCTACTAATGTTGGACCAGATTAGCACAATAATGGCACTTCCTTTTGATACAAGAACCCGCATTCAAATGAAATTGGGACCCAAGCTCAGTAGTTCATCCAGAAAGAGAATCCCATCATTCGAGGCTATGAGTTACGAAGCATGCAGCTGCTTTTCACAACGCTTGTCGGGTATAAATGACCTCAATCAGAGCTTTGTCAGCTCTAAGCGGCTTCTTAAAATTTTAAAAAGTCTCAGTATTCCTATTATCAACAAATCATTAATCAAAGGAGACATGAATAATTCTGCTGTTCTCTGGACTCTTTCCTCCCGTTGTTTCTTCTCGTTAGCTGAGAAAATTCTCGACGTTTTTCATtatgaagaagttgaccACATTCCAGAAGAAGTGCGAGATGCATTTTTCGATatgtttgttgaagttgcaGTAGTCCCTCTCAAAAGGCTCGACTCTGAAACAGACTTGCTTACTGAGATTGATGACATTGAAGAATTTCAGCATTTCCGAGAAAAACTACTTCAACAATTGAACttggaatctttgaaagccaaacatctcaagaagtttgtgTCTTCGGTTTGGTCTGCTTCCTTTTTTCACGAAGTTGATGAcattgaagatgaaattaTCAAAAGCAGCGAGAGCCTTGAGGAGgttgctcaaaagctggCGGTCTTTCCTTTCGATGAAGTTCTAGAGTCCACGCGAGGTCAGAAACTTTTAAGCAAGTATAAAACAGCGACTTTGTGCCTCCAGGACTTGACCAACTACATGATGTTTGAAGGGCCAGGTTTTGATAAGCTGAGAGCAGTTTGTCTGCCATTCTTGGTTGCCCGATATGCCTTCAGTCTGAGAAGGTACGTTTCTGACGCTATACTTTTGAATCGTGCCCCCATTGCGAAGGATAGAAGCATGGAGGTGGCATTGGTATTGAGCGGACTGAGAAAAGTTCTAGATTACATATCAAAGGCCAAGGGCAAGGTGGCCTGCGATAAAGCTATTCGAgaccttcaagttctttatcCTCTCATTTTGCGGGCAATACCGGTATCACAAAAGGTCAGCGGTCTTGAAACTATCGTTCAAGAAGTTTCTTTAGACTTCACTAAACTATTGCACTAA
- the PTH4 gene encoding Pth4p (some similarities with uniprot|Q12322 Saccharomyces cerevisiae YOL114C Hypothetical ORF) has translation MRFGCRSRLPSLFFMRSVAGLLPIVRQYSAKTSLPAQQWVDSLTVRALPEKAFSYNFDRSSGPGGQNVNKVNSKCTLTIHAFSKCDWIPQEVRDQLVQRRFRYLSSSRDCVVIQSDQSRSRETNRQICLEKLVSELKTTCWFPKEAQPEDLQRWSAIRRKTSQQRLEGKKIKSDKKKLRRKVTDY, from the coding sequence ATGAGGTTCGGGTGCCGTTCAAGGTTGCCCTCGCTGTTCTTCATGAGGTCAGTGGCAGGACTGCTGCCCATAGTCAGGCAGTATTCTGCCAAGACTTCCTTGCCAGCGCAGCAATGGGTGGACTCTCTCACTGTTCGCGCGCTCCCGGAGAAAGCGTTCTCCTACAACTTTGACAGATCGAGCGGCCCCGGCGGCCAGAACGTGAACAAGGTCAACAGCAAATGCACGCTCACTATTCATGCGTTTTCGAAATGCGACTGGATACCACAGGAAGTTCGCGACCAGCTGGTGCAAAGAAGGTTTCGCTAtctttcttcctcaaggGACTGCGTGGTGATCCAGTCTGACCAGTCGCGCAGCAGAGAAACCAACCGGCAGATTTGCCTCGAGAAGCTGGTCAGTGAGCTCAAGACCACATGTTGGTTTCCGAAAGAGGCACAGCCGGAGGATCTGCAGAGGTGGAGCGCGATACGCCGCAAGACCAGCCAGCAAAGACTGGAGGGtaagaaaatcaaaagcGATAAGAAGAAGCTACGGCGGAAAGTAACGGATTACTGA